In the genome of Bradyrhizobium arachidis, one region contains:
- a CDS encoding phosphoglycerate kinase, with translation MANKFRTLDDVDVKGKRVLLRVDLNVPMDNGRVTDATRLERVAPTITEISDKGGKVILLAHFGRPKGRDAKESLKPVAEALSKVVKKPVAFADDCIGEPAAKAVAALNDGDILCLENTRFHKEEEKNDPAFVAELAKLGDIWVSDAFSAAHRAHASTEGLGHKLPAYAGRTMQAELDALEKALGSPTKPVIAIIGGAKVSTKIDLLENLVTKVDALVIGGGMANTFLHAQGVAVGKSLAEKDLAPTALRIMEKAEAANCAIILPVDATVAYHFAANAPSHAYGLDAIPADGMILDVGPQSVARVHAAIDDAATLVWNGPLGAFEMQPFDRGTVAAAKHAAERTKAKKLISIAGGGDTVAALNQAHVAGDFTYVSTAGGAFLEWMEGKPLPGVEVLRTK, from the coding sequence ATGGCGAACAAATTCCGCACCCTCGACGACGTCGATGTGAAGGGCAAGCGCGTGCTGCTGCGCGTCGATCTCAACGTGCCCATGGACAACGGCCGCGTCACCGACGCGACCCGGCTCGAGCGCGTCGCGCCGACCATCACCGAAATCTCGGACAAGGGCGGCAAGGTCATCCTGCTCGCGCATTTCGGCCGGCCCAAGGGCCGCGATGCCAAGGAGTCGCTCAAGCCCGTCGCGGAAGCGCTGTCGAAGGTCGTGAAGAAGCCCGTCGCCTTCGCCGACGATTGCATCGGCGAGCCCGCGGCCAAGGCTGTGGCGGCCTTGAATGATGGTGACATCCTGTGTCTCGAAAACACCCGCTTCCACAAGGAAGAGGAAAAGAACGATCCGGCCTTCGTCGCTGAGCTCGCAAAGCTCGGCGACATCTGGGTCAGTGACGCGTTCTCGGCCGCGCACCGCGCCCATGCCTCGACCGAAGGCCTCGGCCACAAGCTGCCGGCCTATGCCGGCCGCACCATGCAGGCCGAGCTCGATGCGCTGGAGAAGGCGCTGGGCTCGCCGACCAAGCCTGTTATCGCCATCATCGGCGGCGCCAAGGTCTCGACCAAGATCGACCTGCTCGAAAACCTCGTCACCAAGGTCGACGCGCTGGTGATCGGCGGCGGCATGGCCAACACCTTCCTGCACGCCCAGGGCGTCGCGGTCGGCAAGTCGCTGGCCGAGAAGGATCTCGCACCGACCGCGCTGCGCATCATGGAGAAGGCGGAAGCCGCCAATTGCGCCATTATCCTGCCGGTCGACGCCACCGTCGCCTATCATTTCGCCGCCAATGCGCCATCGCATGCCTACGGCCTCGACGCGATCCCGGCCGACGGCATGATCCTCGACGTCGGCCCGCAATCGGTCGCGCGCGTCCATGCCGCGATCGACGACGCGGCAACGCTGGTCTGGAACGGACCGCTCGGGGCCTTCGAGATGCAGCCGTTCGACCGCGGCACGGTCGCGGCCGCCAAGCACGCAGCCGAGCGCACCAAGGCCAAGAAGCTGATCTCGATCGCGGGCGGCGGCGATACGGTTGCCGCGCTCAACCAGGCCCATGTGGCCGGTGATTTCACCTATGTCTCGACCGCCGGTGGCGCGTTCCTTGAATGGATGGAAGGCAAGCCCCTGCCCGGCGTCGAAGTTCTGCGCACCAAGTAA
- the gap gene encoding type I glyceraldehyde-3-phosphate dehydrogenase: MAVRVGINGFGRIGRNVLRAIAESGRKDIEVVGINDLGPVETNAHLLRFDSVHGRFPGTVTVDGDSISLGANKIKVTAERDPSKLPWKDLGVDIALECTGIFTAKDKASAHLTAGAKRVLVSAPADGADATIVYGVNHDTLTKDHLVVSNGSCTTNCLAPVAKVLNDLVGIETGFMTTIHAYTGDQPTLDTLHKDLYRGRAAAMSMIPTSTGAAKAIGLVLPELKGKLDGVAIRVPTPNVSVVDLKIVAKRATDAKEINAAMKRASEQQLKGILGYTNAPNVSIDFNHDPHSSTFHEDQTKVQNGTLVRVMSWYDNEWGFSNRMADTAVAMAKVI; the protein is encoded by the coding sequence ATGGCAGTCCGCGTCGGAATTAACGGTTTTGGCCGCATCGGCCGCAACGTGCTGCGGGCTATCGCAGAGTCCGGCCGCAAGGACATCGAGGTCGTCGGCATCAACGATCTCGGTCCGGTCGAGACCAACGCCCATCTCCTCCGCTTCGACAGCGTCCATGGTCGCTTCCCCGGCACCGTCACCGTCGATGGTGACTCGATCAGCCTCGGCGCCAACAAGATCAAGGTGACCGCCGAGCGCGATCCCTCGAAGCTGCCCTGGAAGGATCTCGGCGTCGACATCGCGCTGGAATGCACCGGCATCTTCACCGCGAAGGACAAGGCCTCCGCGCATCTGACCGCCGGCGCCAAGCGCGTGCTGGTCTCCGCCCCCGCCGACGGCGCCGACGCCACCATCGTCTACGGCGTCAACCACGACACGCTGACCAAGGATCACCTGGTCGTCTCGAACGGCTCCTGCACCACCAACTGCCTCGCGCCGGTCGCCAAGGTGCTGAACGATCTCGTCGGCATCGAGACCGGCTTCATGACCACGATCCACGCCTACACCGGCGACCAGCCGACGCTGGACACGCTGCACAAGGATCTCTACCGCGGCCGTGCGGCTGCGATGTCGATGATCCCGACCTCGACCGGCGCCGCCAAGGCGATCGGCCTGGTGCTGCCCGAGCTGAAGGGCAAGCTCGACGGCGTCGCGATCCGCGTGCCGACCCCGAACGTCTCGGTCGTCGACCTCAAGATCGTCGCCAAGCGCGCCACCGACGCCAAGGAGATCAACGCGGCGATGAAGCGCGCCAGCGAGCAGCAGCTCAAGGGCATCCTCGGCTACACCAATGCGCCGAACGTCTCGATCGACTTCAACCACGACCCGCACTCCTCGACCTTCCACGAGGACCAGACCAAGGTGCAGAACGGCACTCTGGTGCGCGTGATGTCGTGGTACGACAACGAGTGGGGCTTCTCCAATCGCATGGCGGACACCGCCGTCGCGATGGCGAAGGTGATCTAA
- the tkt gene encoding transketolase, with product MTQVDHTRMANAIRGLSMDAVEKAKSGHPGLPMGAADIATVLFTQFLKYDAAAPSWPDRDRFVLSAGHGSMLLYSLLHLTGNSEMTLDQIKQFRQVDSLTPGHPENFRTNGIETTTGPLGQGISTAVGMALAEKMLAAEFGKKIVDHHTYVLASDGDLMEGVSQEAIAMAGHWKLGKLIVLYDDNGISIDGPTSIADSVDQVKRFKSAGWAAEKIDGQDQAAITDAITRAKKSNKPTLIACRTTIGFGAPHKAGTSKAHGEALGADELKAAKENLGISLEPFSVPDDVLKAWRAAGSRGAAARQEWEARLGELGSRKRAEFERRLRHERPASLAKAVRAYKKELLEKPMTAATRKSSEAVIEVIAGAMPMEFLAGSADLTGSNNNKAKSATAFSAKTPKGRFIHYGIREHGMCAAMNGIFLHGGFAPNGATFLVFTDYARPAMRLAALMGAGVVYVMTHDSIGLGEDGPTHQPVEHLAALRAIPNMRVFRPCDAIEVAECWELALNRIDGPTVLALTRQNLPQLRTTAPNDSPCAAGAYELVAAQGEAKATLFASGSEVEIAVAAQKQLAERGIASRVVSVPSLELLLAQPEAKRAEIIGNAPVKVAIEAAVRWGWDAVIGQDGEFVGMHSFGESGPAKDLFKHFGITAEAAVNAVLKRVS from the coding sequence ATGACGCAGGTCGACCACACCCGTATGGCCAACGCGATCCGCGGCCTTTCGATGGACGCTGTCGAGAAGGCGAAATCGGGCCATCCCGGCCTGCCCATGGGTGCCGCCGACATCGCAACCGTGCTGTTCACGCAGTTCCTGAAATACGACGCGGCCGCGCCTAGCTGGCCCGATCGCGACCGCTTCGTGCTCTCGGCCGGCCACGGCTCGATGCTGCTTTATTCGCTGCTGCATCTCACCGGCAATTCCGAAATGACGCTGGACCAGATCAAGCAGTTCCGTCAGGTCGATTCGCTGACGCCCGGACACCCCGAGAATTTCCGCACCAACGGCATCGAGACCACCACCGGCCCGCTCGGCCAGGGCATCTCGACCGCGGTCGGCATGGCGCTCGCCGAGAAGATGCTGGCCGCCGAGTTCGGCAAGAAGATCGTCGACCATCACACTTATGTGCTCGCCTCCGACGGCGACCTGATGGAAGGCGTGTCGCAGGAAGCGATCGCGATGGCCGGGCACTGGAAGCTCGGCAAGCTGATCGTGCTCTACGACGACAACGGCATCTCGATCGACGGCCCGACCTCGATCGCCGATTCCGTCGACCAGGTGAAGCGCTTCAAGTCGGCGGGCTGGGCCGCCGAGAAGATCGACGGCCAGGATCAGGCCGCCATCACCGACGCCATCACGCGCGCGAAGAAGTCGAACAAGCCGACGCTGATCGCCTGCCGCACCACCATCGGTTTCGGCGCCCCGCACAAGGCCGGCACGTCGAAGGCGCATGGCGAGGCGCTCGGCGCCGACGAGCTCAAGGCCGCCAAGGAAAATCTCGGCATCTCGCTCGAGCCGTTCTCCGTGCCGGATGACGTGCTGAAGGCTTGGCGCGCAGCCGGCAGCCGCGGTGCTGCGGCCCGGCAGGAATGGGAGGCGCGGCTCGGTGAGCTCGGCAGCCGCAAGCGCGCCGAGTTCGAGCGCCGCCTGCGCCATGAGCGGCCGGCTTCGCTCGCCAAGGCGGTGCGCGCCTACAAGAAGGAGCTCTTGGAAAAGCCGATGACGGCGGCGACCCGCAAATCCTCGGAAGCCGTGATCGAGGTGATTGCCGGCGCGATGCCGATGGAATTTTTGGCGGGCTCGGCCGATCTCACCGGCTCCAACAACAACAAGGCGAAGTCGGCGACCGCCTTCTCCGCCAAGACGCCGAAGGGCCGCTTCATCCATTACGGCATCCGCGAGCACGGCATGTGCGCGGCGATGAACGGCATCTTCCTGCATGGCGGCTTCGCGCCGAACGGCGCGACCTTCCTGGTGTTCACCGATTATGCGCGGCCCGCGATGCGCCTCGCCGCACTGATGGGCGCCGGCGTCGTCTACGTGATGACGCATGACTCCATCGGTCTCGGCGAAGACGGCCCGACCCACCAGCCGGTCGAGCATCTCGCCGCGCTTCGCGCCATTCCCAACATGCGCGTGTTCCGCCCCTGCGACGCCATCGAGGTCGCCGAGTGCTGGGAGCTCGCGCTGAACCGCATCGACGGCCCGACCGTGCTGGCCTTGACGCGGCAGAACCTGCCGCAGCTCCGCACCACCGCGCCGAACGATAGCCCTTGCGCCGCCGGCGCCTACGAGCTGGTCGCAGCGCAAGGCGAAGCCAAGGCGACGCTGTTCGCCTCCGGCTCCGAGGTCGAGATCGCGGTTGCCGCCCAGAAGCAGCTCGCCGAGCGCGGCATCGCGTCACGGGTGGTCTCGGTGCCCTCGCTCGAGCTGTTGTTAGCGCAACCAGAGGCCAAGCGCGCCGAGATCATCGGCAACGCGCCGGTGAAGGTCGCGATCGAGGCCGCCGTGCGCTGGGGCTGGGATGCCGTGATCGGCCAGGATGGTGAATTCGTCGGCATGCATTCCTTCGGCGAAAGCGGCCCGGCGAAGGACCTTTTCAAGCATTTCGGCATTACCGCCGAGGCTGCGGTTAACGCTGTGCTGAAGCGCGTTTCCTAA
- a CDS encoding DUF4164 domain-containing protein — MNDRVSNSSAMTESSAVEIEIATRRLTAALDALESAVERRRDADRDENELAARIQALGADRSRLADELDGALVKARKLERTNREISDRLDSAIVTIRSVLDTGEDG; from the coding sequence ATGAACGATCGCGTTTCCAACAGCTCTGCCATGACGGAGTCCTCGGCCGTCGAGATCGAGATCGCGACTCGCAGGCTGACGGCGGCGCTCGACGCGCTCGAAAGCGCGGTGGAGCGGCGGCGCGATGCCGATCGTGACGAGAACGAGTTGGCTGCGCGCATCCAGGCGCTCGGCGCCGATCGCTCGCGGCTTGCCGACGAGCTCGATGGAGCTTTGGTGAAGGCGCGCAAGCTCGAGCGCACCAATCGCGAGATCTCCGACCGGCTGGATTCCGCGATCGTCACGATACGCTCGGTGCTCGATACCGGAGAGGACGGATGA
- a CDS encoding cell division protein ZapA → MSHINVTINGRQYRMACEEGQEVRLLKLAESLETRIQSLRGKFGEIGDARLTVMAALTACDELVDAGNRIRTMEQELNELRDFRNAAVERARMTQTAVVNALNAAAERIEKSTQVLNRTVGGGIAIG, encoded by the coding sequence ATGAGCCACATCAACGTCACCATCAACGGCCGGCAATACCGCATGGCCTGCGAGGAAGGCCAGGAGGTGCGGCTGCTCAAGCTCGCCGAGAGCCTGGAGACGCGCATCCAGTCGCTGCGCGGAAAGTTCGGCGAGATCGGCGATGCGCGCCTCACCGTGATGGCGGCGCTCACCGCCTGCGACGAGCTGGTCGATGCCGGCAACCGCATCCGCACCATGGAGCAGGAGCTGAACGAGCTCCGGGATTTCCGCAATGCCGCCGTCGAGCGCGCGAGGATGACGCAGACCGCGGTGGTCAACGCGCTGAACGCCGCCGCCGAGCGAATCGAGAAATCGACCCAGGTCCTGAACCGCACCGTCGGCGGCGGCATCGCGATCGGGTAG
- a CDS encoding 5-formyltetrahydrofolate cyclo-ligase gives MSNSKAELRAKALAKRDALSEKKRIAAAAKLAKRGLPFDLLPGSIVSGYSPIRSEIDPMPLLKKLAEQGAKLALPCVTTRGKALIFRLFHPNDRLMLGPLGIPEPSPAAAEVIPDIMLTPLAAFDRLGHRIGYGAGHYDFTFAHLRKAKHIVGIGLAFAAQEIEAVPALSHDVALDYVLTESDVFDFRSSEVAHSLRG, from the coding sequence ATGTCCAACTCCAAAGCCGAACTCCGCGCCAAGGCCCTCGCCAAGCGCGACGCGCTGAGCGAGAAGAAGCGCATCGCTGCCGCCGCAAAGCTCGCCAAGCGCGGGCTGCCGTTCGACCTCTTGCCCGGCAGCATCGTCTCCGGCTATTCGCCGATCCGCAGCGAGATCGATCCGATGCCGCTCCTGAAGAAGCTCGCGGAGCAGGGCGCAAAGCTGGCGCTGCCCTGCGTTACCACGCGCGGCAAGGCGCTGATCTTCCGCCTCTTCCATCCGAACGACCGCCTGATGCTCGGCCCGCTCGGCATTCCCGAACCGTCGCCGGCAGCGGCCGAAGTGATCCCCGACATCATGCTGACGCCGCTTGCGGCGTTCGACCGCCTCGGCCATCGCATCGGCTATGGTGCGGGGCATTACGATTTCACCTTCGCGCATTTGCGCAAGGCCAAGCACATCGTCGGTATCGGGCTTGCTTTTGCAGCGCAGGAGATCGAGGCGGTTCCGGCACTATCCCACGACGTGGCGCTGGATTATGTGCTAACGGAATCGGACGTGTTCGATTTCCGGAGTTCTGAAGTTGCGCATTCTCTTCGTGGGTGA
- a CDS encoding TIGR00282 family metallophosphoesterase, which yields MRILFVGDVVGRSGREAVAEYLPGMVKDWSLDFVVVNGENSAGGFGITEAIYRDLVEAGADAVTLGNHSWDQREALVFIERADRLVRPANYPRGTPGRGAALVETKNGKHALVVNALGRVFMTPFDDPFAALERELGACPLGVAADAIVVDFHCEATSEKQGIGFFCDGRASLVVGTHTHVPTADHQILSGGTAYMTDAGMTGDYDSIIGMQKEEPLRRFTSGIPSGRFEPAAGVATLSGVAVETDDATGLALKIAPVRVGGRLEPATPKFWLS from the coding sequence TTGCGCATTCTCTTCGTGGGTGATGTCGTCGGCCGTAGCGGGCGCGAGGCCGTCGCGGAATATCTGCCCGGCATGGTCAAGGACTGGTCGCTCGATTTCGTCGTCGTGAACGGTGAGAATTCGGCCGGCGGCTTCGGCATCACGGAAGCGATCTACCGGGATCTCGTCGAGGCCGGCGCCGACGCGGTGACGCTCGGCAACCATTCCTGGGACCAGCGCGAGGCGCTGGTGTTCATCGAGCGCGCCGACCGCTTGGTGCGTCCCGCCAACTATCCGCGCGGCACGCCCGGCCGCGGCGCCGCTCTGGTCGAGACCAAGAACGGCAAGCATGCGCTGGTCGTCAACGCGCTCGGCCGCGTCTTCATGACCCCCTTCGACGATCCCTTTGCCGCGCTCGAGCGCGAGCTCGGCGCCTGCCCGCTCGGCGTTGCCGCCGACGCCATCGTCGTCGATTTCCATTGCGAGGCGACCAGCGAGAAGCAGGGCATCGGCTTCTTCTGCGACGGCCGCGCCAGCCTCGTCGTCGGCACGCACACGCATGTGCCGACCGCCGATCATCAGATCCTCTCCGGCGGCACCGCCTACATGACCGATGCCGGCATGACCGGCGATTACGATTCCATCATCGGCATGCAGAAGGAAGAACCGCTGCGGAGATTCACGTCAGGGATTCCGTCGGGACGTTTCGAGCCGGCCGCGGGCGTCGCGACGCTCAGCGGCGTTGCGGTCGAGACGGATGACGCGACGGGCCTGGCGCTCAAGATCGCGCCGGTGCGTGTTGGTGGAAGGCTGGAGCCGGCAACGCCAAAATTCTGGTTGAGCTAA
- a CDS encoding CobW family GTP-binding protein, translating to MGLFETDRSAQRLPVSLITGFLGSGKTTLLNRLLRRDDMKDSAVIINEYGEVSLDHLLVERVDGEVAVLASGCICCTIRSDLEQTLRDLLVKRDRGEIPPFRRILVETTGLADPAPIVQLLLNNPLVSHFLRLDTIVTTVDAVNASHQLDRQYEAVKQVALADRLLITKRDLVDDVGLLELRLRQLNPGARIETVDHGEIDPAQLFGAGLIDPEKKRIDVARWLNEHAFAEPHAHAGHSHHDRHAHHDHDHHDHDASITSFMLAFDEPLDWMAVTHWLAHLRNARGADLLRVKGILNLHGEAAPVVIHGVHHVFHPPVALAAWPDSDRRSRIVFITRGISRSDVLELWRAVRAAA from the coding sequence ATGGGCCTGTTCGAAACCGACAGATCGGCGCAGCGACTCCCGGTGTCGCTGATCACCGGCTTTCTCGGCAGCGGCAAGACCACGCTGCTCAATCGCCTGCTGCGCCGCGACGACATGAAGGACAGCGCCGTCATCATCAACGAGTATGGCGAGGTCAGTCTCGACCATCTCCTGGTCGAGCGCGTCGATGGCGAAGTTGCCGTGCTCGCAAGCGGCTGCATCTGCTGCACCATCCGCAGCGACCTGGAACAGACGCTGCGGGACCTCCTGGTCAAGCGTGACCGCGGCGAGATTCCGCCGTTCCGCCGCATCCTGGTCGAGACCACCGGGCTCGCCGATCCCGCGCCGATCGTGCAGCTGCTGCTCAACAACCCGCTCGTCTCGCACTTCCTGCGGCTCGACACGATCGTGACCACGGTCGATGCGGTCAACGCATCGCATCAGCTCGACCGCCAGTATGAGGCGGTGAAGCAGGTCGCGCTGGCGGACCGGCTGCTGATCACCAAGCGCGATCTGGTCGACGATGTCGGCTTGTTGGAGCTGCGTCTCCGCCAGCTCAATCCCGGCGCGAGGATCGAAACCGTCGATCATGGCGAGATCGATCCGGCCCAGCTATTCGGTGCGGGCCTGATCGATCCCGAGAAGAAAAGGATCGACGTTGCGCGCTGGCTCAATGAGCACGCCTTCGCCGAGCCGCACGCGCATGCCGGTCATTCGCATCACGATCGTCACGCGCATCATGACCACGATCATCACGATCACGACGCATCCATCACCAGTTTCATGCTCGCGTTCGACGAGCCGCTCGACTGGATGGCGGTGACGCACTGGCTCGCGCATTTGCGCAACGCGCGTGGCGCTGATCTCTTGCGGGTGAAGGGGATTCTCAATCTTCACGGCGAGGCTGCGCCGGTTGTGATCCACGGCGTGCATCACGTCTTCCACCCACCGGTGGCGCTGGCCGCCTGGCCCGACAGCGATCGCCGCTCGCGCATCGTCTTCATCACGCGCGGCATCTCGCGATCGGACGTGCTGGAGCTGTGGCGGGCGGTCCGCGCGGCGGCGTGA
- a CDS encoding cyclase family protein: protein MSNEINNVDQDDSGSTTDRRTLLRTAGIAGVAGAALAGSMHGKFSLAPISQAQAQIATSMPKGTDKPWWPSKWGKDDESGASNHITPEKVLDAAKWIKDGKIYKIGRVYEGGMPLFGPRAFTLRIPGSPTGGPFGDNKMVYHDEFLTTEIGQTGTQFDGLGHIGIQLGKDGDKNEMRFYNGFTATEISDAYGLKKLGVEKLKPLFTRAHLVDMVALKGGMMDVGQEITAADIKAALAKQNIPESDIKPGDAIMFHTGWGSLWMKNNDRFNSGEPGIGMDAARWVIEKDLALTGADTWAVEVVPNPDKSLAFVVHSELQTKHGIHNHENLFFDDLIADKKYQFVYCFAPAPIKGATGSNGCPIALT, encoded by the coding sequence ATGTCTAATGAGATCAACAACGTAGATCAAGACGACAGCGGCTCCACGACCGATCGGCGGACCCTGCTCCGCACCGCGGGCATCGCCGGCGTCGCAGGAGCCGCCCTCGCCGGCTCGATGCACGGCAAGTTCTCGCTTGCACCGATCAGCCAAGCCCAGGCGCAGATCGCGACCTCCATGCCCAAGGGCACCGACAAGCCGTGGTGGCCGTCGAAATGGGGCAAGGACGACGAGTCCGGCGCATCAAATCACATCACGCCCGAAAAGGTCCTCGATGCCGCGAAATGGATCAAGGACGGCAAGATCTACAAGATCGGCCGCGTCTACGAAGGCGGCATGCCGCTGTTCGGTCCGCGCGCGTTCACGCTGCGCATTCCCGGCAGCCCGACCGGCGGCCCGTTCGGCGACAACAAGATGGTCTATCACGACGAATTCCTGACCACGGAGATCGGCCAGACCGGTACCCAATTCGATGGCCTCGGCCATATCGGAATCCAATTGGGCAAGGACGGCGACAAGAACGAGATGCGGTTCTACAATGGTTTCACCGCAACCGAGATCAGCGACGCCTACGGTTTGAAGAAGCTCGGTGTCGAGAAGCTCAAGCCGCTGTTCACCCGCGCGCATCTGGTCGACATGGTCGCGCTGAAGGGCGGGATGATGGACGTCGGCCAGGAGATCACCGCGGCCGACATCAAGGCCGCGCTGGCCAAGCAGAACATTCCCGAGAGCGACATCAAGCCGGGCGATGCCATCATGTTCCACACCGGCTGGGGCTCGCTGTGGATGAAGAACAACGACCGCTTCAACAGCGGCGAGCCGGGCATCGGCATGGATGCGGCGAGGTGGGTGATCGAGAAGGATCTCGCGCTCACCGGCGCCGACACCTGGGCGGTGGAGGTGGTGCCCAATCCCGACAAGTCGCTCGCTTTCGTGGTCCATTCCGAGCTGCAGACCAAGCACGGCATCCACAACCACGAGAACCTCTTCTTCGACGATCTGATCGCCGACAAGAAGTACCAGTTCGTCTATTGCTTCGCGCCGGCCCCGATCAAGGGTGCCACGGGCAGCAACGGCTGCCCGATTGCGCTTACGTGA
- a CDS encoding c-type cytochrome, protein MSGKMRILGSLVVIAVVVAGLGVFLIRGPGPLDFAGGTKVALADYRAGKPTGVPAKLEKASLVERGEYLAKAADCMVCHTKPGEKDYSGGLAFKLPFGTLYSTNITPDKDTGIGNYSDQDFLNAVQHGQRRDGARLYPAMPYTSYTFMTDEDVLAVKAYLFSLPAVRAKAPENTLSFPFNQRWAMIFWSAVFNPDTRFTPDTSKSPEWNRGAYLAEALAHCGECHTPRNLGFALDNRKKFAGAITAGWRAFNISSDKATGLGNWSDQDLISYLSLGHAPGHGSASGPMGEAVDHSFSQFAPEDISSIVAYLRSVPPQPSPDLPATTAPVAPASHKEGVTADARGKKVFASACASCHGWSGDSPVSPMATLTGTWAVNDPAATNVAQIVISGTKRHRPDGALSMPAFGSAYTDDEIAAVANYVTARFGTKGSKLTAKDVAELREQTAE, encoded by the coding sequence ATGAGCGGCAAGATGCGTATCCTCGGAAGCCTCGTCGTCATCGCCGTCGTCGTAGCAGGACTCGGCGTCTTCCTCATCCGCGGGCCCGGCCCGCTCGACTTTGCCGGCGGCACCAAGGTGGCGCTGGCGGATTACCGCGCCGGCAAGCCGACCGGCGTGCCGGCCAAGCTGGAGAAAGCGAGCCTGGTCGAGCGCGGCGAATATCTCGCCAAGGCCGCCGATTGCATGGTCTGCCACACCAAGCCGGGCGAGAAGGACTATTCCGGCGGCCTCGCCTTCAAGCTGCCGTTCGGCACGCTCTATTCAACCAACATCACGCCGGACAAGGACACCGGCATCGGCAATTACAGCGACCAGGACTTTCTGAACGCGGTCCAGCACGGCCAGCGCCGTGACGGCGCCCGGCTCTATCCGGCGATGCCGTACACGTCTTACACGTTCATGACCGACGAGGACGTGCTGGCGGTGAAGGCCTATCTGTTCAGCCTGCCTGCGGTGCGCGCCAAGGCGCCCGAGAACACGCTGTCGTTCCCGTTCAACCAGCGCTGGGCGATGATCTTTTGGTCGGCGGTGTTCAATCCGGACACGCGCTTCACGCCCGACACATCGAAGAGCCCGGAATGGAACAGAGGCGCGTATCTCGCCGAGGCGCTGGCGCATTGCGGTGAGTGCCACACGCCGCGCAATCTCGGCTTCGCGCTGGATAACCGCAAGAAGTTCGCCGGCGCGATCACAGCGGGCTGGCGCGCCTTCAACATCTCTTCCGACAAGGCGACGGGTCTCGGCAACTGGAGCGACCAGGATCTGATCTCCTATCTGTCGCTCGGCCACGCGCCGGGCCACGGCTCGGCGTCAGGCCCGATGGGCGAAGCGGTCGACCACAGCTTCAGCCAGTTCGCGCCCGAAGACATCAGCAGCATCGTTGCCTATTTGCGCAGCGTGCCGCCGCAGCCCTCGCCCGACCTGCCCGCCACCACAGCGCCAGTCGCGCCCGCCTCGCACAAGGAAGGCGTGACAGCAGATGCGCGCGGCAAGAAGGTGTTCGCCAGCGCCTGCGCCAGCTGTCACGGCTGGAGCGGCGACAGCCCGGTCTCGCCGATGGCAACCCTCACCGGCACCTGGGCCGTCAACGACCCCGCCGCCACCAACGTCGCGCAGATCGTGATCTCGGGCACCAAACGACACAGGCCGGACGGCGCACTATCGATGCCCGCGTTCGGAAGTGCGTATACCGACGACGAGATCGCAGCGGTGGCGAATTATGTGACGGCGCGGTTCGGGACGAAGGGCTCGAAGCTGACGGCGAAGGATGTGGCCGAGCTGCGGGAGCAGACGGCGGAGTAG